A single region of the Massilia sp. erpn genome encodes:
- the gap gene encoding type I glyceraldehyde-3-phosphate dehydrogenase, with product MTIKVAINGYGRIGRNILRAFYEGGKKQDIQIVAINDLGNAESNAHLTRYDTAHGKFPGTVTVEGENMIVNGDPIRVFAQRNPAEIPWGELGVDVVLECTGFFTTKEKASAHLKGGAKKVIISAPGGKDVDATVVYGVNHGVLKATDTVISNASCTTNCLAPLVKPLHDAIGLETGLMTTVHAYTNDQVLTDVMHEDLRRARSATQSMIPTKTGAAAAVGLVLPELNGKLDGYAIRVPTINVSIVDLSFIAKRDTTVDEINALMKSAADGALKGILTYNTEPLVSVDFNHNPASSNFDATLTKVSGRLVKVSSWYDNEWGFSNRMLDTTVALMNAK from the coding sequence ATGACGATCAAAGTAGCAATTAACGGTTATGGCCGTATCGGCCGCAACATCCTGCGCGCTTTCTACGAAGGCGGTAAAAAACAAGACATCCAGATCGTGGCGATCAACGACCTCGGCAACGCCGAATCGAACGCCCACCTGACCCGCTACGACACGGCCCACGGCAAATTCCCCGGCACCGTGACGGTGGAAGGCGAGAACATGATCGTCAATGGCGATCCGATCCGCGTGTTCGCGCAGCGCAACCCGGCTGAAATCCCATGGGGCGAGCTGGGCGTGGACGTGGTGCTCGAGTGCACCGGCTTCTTCACCACCAAGGAAAAAGCTTCGGCCCACCTGAAAGGCGGCGCCAAGAAAGTGATCATCTCGGCCCCGGGCGGCAAGGATGTGGACGCGACCGTCGTGTACGGCGTCAACCACGGCGTGCTGAAAGCGACCGACACCGTGATCTCGAACGCTTCCTGCACCACCAACTGCCTGGCCCCGCTGGTCAAGCCCCTGCATGACGCCATCGGCCTGGAAACCGGCCTGATGACCACCGTGCACGCCTACACCAACGACCAGGTGCTGACCGACGTGATGCACGAAGACCTGCGCCGCGCCCGTTCCGCCACCCAGTCCATGATCCCGACCAAGACCGGCGCCGCCGCTGCGGTGGGCCTGGTGCTGCCGGAGCTGAACGGCAAGCTGGACGGCTACGCCATCCGCGTGCCGACCATCAATGTGTCGATCGTCGACCTGTCCTTCATCGCCAAGCGCGACACCACCGTGGACGAAATCAACGCCCTGATGAAGTCGGCCGCCGACGGCGCCCTGAAAGGCATCCTGACCTACAACACCGAGCCGCTGGTCTCCGTGGACTTCAACCACAACCCGGCTTCGTCCAACTTCGATGCCACCCTGACCAAGGTCTCGGGCCGTCTGGTCAAGGTCTCGTCCTGGTACGACAACGAGTGGGGCTTCAGCAACCGCATGCTGGACACCACCGTGGCCCTGATGAACGCCAAGTAA
- the tkt gene encoding transketolase — MKSTLPTTQMANAIRALAMDAVQKANSGHPGMPMGMAEIAVALWSGHHRHNPANPKWQNRDRFLLSNGHGSMLHYALLHLSGYAVSMDDIRNFRQLHSKTPGHPEVDITPGVETTTGPLGQGIANAVGMALAEYLLAAEFNKPGHDVVDHYTYAFLGDGCLMEGISHEVCSLAGTLGLRKLIALYDDNGISIDGKVEGWFTDDTPKRFESYGWNVIRSVDGHDVAAVAAAIAAAKAADKPTLICCKTIIGKGSPNLQGGDKVHGAALGDKEIAAVREYISWGAEPFVIPDDVSAAWDFKAQGAAHEGEWDAKFAAYSAAYPTEAAELKRRMAGDLPANFEATLQAAIAACVDKKETIATRKASQNAIQALAPVLPEFLGGSADLTGSNLTNWKECIAVRSGQPGNHINYGVREFGMSAIMNGVALHGGYIPFGATFLTFSDYSRNALRMAALMKQRSIFVFTHDSIGLGEDGPTHQSVEHVSSLRLIPNLDNWRPADTVESMVAWGAAVKRKDGPSTLIFSRQNLPFQERSADTVANIARGGYVLADAADAKAVLIATGSEVELAQAAAAALKEQGVAVRVVSMPSTDVFDRQDAAYKAAVLGKGLPRVAIEAGVTDFWYKYVGLEGAVVGIDSFGESAPAGVLFKHFGFTVDNVVAKVKSVLVA; from the coding sequence GTGGAGCGGCCACCACCGCCACAACCCGGCCAATCCGAAATGGCAGAACCGTGACCGCTTCCTGCTGTCCAACGGCCACGGCTCCATGCTGCATTACGCGCTGCTGCACCTGAGCGGCTATGCGGTATCGATGGACGATATCCGCAACTTCCGCCAGCTGCATTCGAAAACCCCGGGCCACCCGGAAGTGGACATTACCCCCGGCGTGGAAACCACCACCGGCCCGCTGGGCCAGGGCATCGCCAATGCCGTCGGCATGGCGCTGGCCGAGTACCTGCTGGCCGCCGAATTCAACAAGCCAGGCCATGACGTGGTCGACCACTACACCTACGCCTTCCTGGGCGACGGCTGCCTGATGGAAGGCATCTCGCATGAGGTGTGCTCGCTGGCCGGCACCCTCGGCCTGCGCAAGTTGATCGCCCTGTACGACGACAACGGCATCTCGATCGACGGTAAAGTGGAAGGCTGGTTCACCGACGACACGCCAAAACGCTTCGAGTCCTATGGCTGGAACGTGATCCGCAGTGTGGACGGCCACGACGTGGCCGCCGTGGCTGCCGCCATCGCCGCCGCCAAGGCCGCCGACAAGCCGACCCTGATCTGCTGCAAAACCATCATCGGCAAAGGTTCGCCCAATCTGCAGGGCGGCGACAAGGTGCACGGCGCCGCGCTGGGCGACAAGGAAATCGCCGCAGTGCGCGAGTACATCAGCTGGGGCGCCGAGCCTTTCGTGATTCCGGACGATGTGTCCGCCGCCTGGGACTTCAAGGCCCAGGGCGCCGCCCACGAAGGCGAATGGGATGCGAAATTCGCTGCCTACAGCGCCGCCTACCCGACCGAAGCGGCCGAACTGAAGCGCCGCATGGCCGGCGATCTGCCCGCCAACTTCGAAGCCACGCTGCAAGCGGCCATCGCCGCCTGCGTGGACAAGAAAGAAACCATCGCCACCCGTAAAGCCAGCCAGAACGCGATCCAGGCGCTGGCGCCGGTGCTGCCGGAATTCCTGGGCGGCTCGGCCGACCTGACCGGCTCCAACCTGACCAACTGGAAAGAGTGCATCGCCGTGCGTTCCGGCCAGCCGGGCAACCACATCAACTACGGCGTGCGCGAGTTCGGCATGAGCGCCATCATGAACGGCGTCGCCCTGCACGGCGGCTACATCCCGTTCGGCGCCACCTTCCTGACCTTCTCCGATTACAGCCGCAACGCGCTGCGCATGGCCGCGCTGATGAAGCAGCGTTCGATCTTCGTGTTCACCCACGATTCCATCGGCCTCGGTGAAGACGGCCCGACCCACCAGTCGGTCGAGCACGTTTCCTCGCTGCGCCTGATCCCGAACCTGGATAACTGGCGTCCGGCCGACACCGTCGAATCGATGGTGGCCTGGGGCGCCGCCGTGAAACGCAAGGATGGCCCGAGCACCCTGATCTTCTCGCGCCAGAACCTGCCGTTCCAGGAACGCAGCGCCGACACCGTGGCCAATATCGCGCGCGGCGGCTATGTGCTGGCCGATGCCGCCGACGCCAAAGCCGTGCTGATCGCCACCGGTTCCGAAGTGGAACTGGCGCAAGCGGCGGCCGCCGCCCTGAAAGAGCAGGGCGTGGCCGTGCGCGTGGTGTCCATGCCGTCGACCGATGTGTTCGACCGCCAGGACGCCGCCTACAAAGCGGCCGTGCTGGGCAAAGGCTTGCCGCGCGTGGCGATCGAGGCGGGCGTCACCGATTTCTGGTACAAGTACGTCGGTCTGGAAGGCGCCGTGGTGGGTATCGACAGCTTCGGCGAGTCGGCACCCGCAGGCGTGCTGTTCAAGCATTTCGGCTTCACCGTGGACAACGTGGTGGCCAAAGTCAAATCTGTTCTGGTTGCATAA